The following proteins are encoded in a genomic region of Maribacter hydrothermalis:
- a CDS encoding LytR/AlgR family response regulator transcription factor — MKLRSIIVDDSSMQRMAVAKLVNNHPNLTMVAEYSNAIEAKNGIKNHEIDLIFLDVEMPIITGFDLLESLENSPQVILITGKPDYALKAFEYDVTDYLHKPITMARFDASVKRAVANYEQLHRVNEDEEHIFVKSNLKKRKVILNDIKWIEALGDYIKLVTDEANIVILSTMKSFEKQLPDDKFLRIHKSYIINLEKVEKFNSKNVEVSGRSIPLSRNKKSELAEALSNV, encoded by the coding sequence ATGAAGTTAAGAAGTATCATCGTTGACGACTCATCCATGCAAAGGATGGCCGTTGCCAAGTTGGTAAACAATCATCCTAATTTAACTATGGTAGCAGAATACAGTAATGCTATCGAAGCTAAGAATGGTATCAAGAATCATGAGATAGATCTTATTTTTCTTGATGTTGAAATGCCAATTATCACCGGGTTCGACCTACTCGAGTCCCTAGAAAACAGTCCTCAGGTAATTTTAATTACCGGTAAACCAGATTATGCACTAAAAGCGTTTGAATATGATGTAACGGATTATTTACATAAACCGATCACCATGGCTCGTTTTGACGCATCGGTTAAAAGAGCGGTTGCTAATTACGAACAGTTGCACAGAGTCAATGAAGACGAAGAGCATATATTCGTAAAGAGTAATCTTAAGAAAAGAAAAGTTATTTTAAATGACATAAAGTGGATTGAAGCGCTTGGTGACTATATAAAATTGGTTACTGATGAAGCTAATATCGTAATCTTATCAACAATGAAATCTTTTGAAAAGCAATTGCCTGATGATAAGTTTTTACGAATTCACAAGTCCTATATAATTAACCTTGAAAAGGTTGAGAAATTCAATAGTAAAAATGTTGAAGTTAGTGGTAGATCAATACCCTTAAGCAGAAACAAAAAATCAGAACTTGCCGAAGCGCTTAGTAACGTATAA
- the priA gene encoding replication restart helicase PriA: MANFINVILPIPLERTFTYSITEEEAALLQVGMRVAVPFGKSKIYTGIVHGIHQQQPEAYEAKEVHQLLDEYPIVNQIQIKHWEWIASYYMCTLGEVVRSALPGAFLLESETLVLRNRAYEIDESQLLDDEFLVFEALQHQSILKVQEVSAIVERKNVLPILQRLLEKKVIVLKEEVYEQYKPKLVRYVKLGTAYLSDEKLEELLNSLTRAPKQSQVVLSLFQLQGNTQKPIKVSDLEKSSNTSKAVIKSLVDKGILEEYFIKTDRVDYDGGTDNSTTKDLNEYQTLALTDIKASFEKNKVTLLKGVTSSGKTEVYVKLIEECLEKDLQALYLLPEIALTTQLISRLQEYFGEKIAIYHSKYNVQERVEVWQNVLQAKPKAQLVIGARSAMYLPFSKLGLVIVDEEHESSFKQFDPAPRYHARDAAIVLGHLHNANILLGSATPSVESFYNAQTGKYGYAEITRRYGNVLMPEMELVDIKEASRKKRMKGHFSERLFLEMEETLKEGAQIILFQNRRGFAPLMECLTCGHSPQCPNCDVSLTYHQFRNQLRCHYCGHHTALPESCFACGSPDLDTKGFGTEQIEKEVIGLFPEAKVGRMDLDTTRGKHGYEKIITAFEQQDLDILVGTQMLTKGLDFRNVNLVGVMNADSLLNFPDYRAHERTYQLLTQVSGRAGRTKKRGRVIIQTYNPYHQILKQVTTSDYDGMYTEQMYERQQFKYPPLNRIIKVTFKHKNYNILNEAADWFAGALRTNFGGVVLGPEYPPVARIRNQYLKHIIVKVQKVQSLAQTKANVRRIEKSFKAVALYRSVRVIYNVDHI, from the coding sequence ATGGCAAATTTCATCAATGTAATATTACCAATACCCTTAGAGCGTACTTTTACCTATAGCATTACTGAAGAAGAAGCGGCATTGCTGCAAGTAGGTATGCGTGTTGCCGTACCTTTTGGGAAATCAAAAATATATACAGGAATTGTTCACGGTATTCATCAGCAGCAGCCAGAGGCGTATGAAGCAAAAGAAGTACACCAGTTACTAGACGAATACCCGATAGTAAACCAAATTCAAATTAAACACTGGGAATGGATTGCCTCCTATTATATGTGTACATTGGGTGAGGTTGTACGTAGTGCATTACCAGGAGCATTTTTATTAGAAAGTGAAACCTTAGTTCTCAGAAATAGAGCATATGAAATAGATGAAAGTCAGCTACTGGATGATGAGTTTTTAGTGTTTGAGGCCCTACAACACCAGTCTATACTTAAGGTTCAGGAAGTATCTGCAATAGTTGAAAGAAAAAATGTACTTCCCATTCTTCAAAGATTATTAGAAAAGAAAGTTATCGTACTAAAAGAAGAAGTTTACGAACAATACAAACCTAAATTGGTTAGGTATGTTAAGTTGGGAACTGCATATTTATCTGATGAAAAACTCGAGGAACTTTTAAATTCGTTAACTAGAGCGCCTAAACAAAGTCAAGTGGTACTTTCTTTATTTCAACTACAAGGTAATACTCAAAAACCTATTAAAGTATCAGATTTAGAAAAGTCAAGCAACACTTCAAAAGCTGTAATTAAATCTTTAGTAGATAAGGGCATCCTAGAAGAATATTTTATTAAAACCGATAGGGTAGATTACGATGGTGGTACGGATAATTCTACAACAAAAGATTTAAATGAATACCAAACATTAGCATTAACAGACATTAAAGCTTCTTTTGAAAAAAATAAAGTAACCTTATTAAAAGGAGTTACATCTTCAGGTAAAACTGAAGTTTATGTAAAATTAATTGAAGAATGTCTAGAAAAAGATTTACAAGCCCTGTATTTACTACCGGAAATTGCGTTGACTACCCAGTTAATAAGTAGGCTTCAAGAGTATTTTGGAGAAAAGATAGCCATTTATCATTCTAAATATAATGTTCAGGAACGTGTAGAAGTATGGCAGAATGTTTTACAAGCCAAGCCCAAGGCACAATTGGTTATAGGAGCAAGATCGGCAATGTATTTACCATTTAGTAAATTAGGACTGGTAATTGTAGATGAGGAACATGAGAGTTCTTTTAAACAATTTGATCCCGCTCCAAGATATCATGCCCGAGATGCTGCAATAGTTTTAGGTCATCTTCATAACGCAAATATATTACTAGGTTCGGCAACACCAAGCGTAGAAAGTTTCTATAACGCACAAACAGGTAAATATGGTTATGCAGAAATAACCAGAAGGTATGGAAATGTTTTAATGCCAGAAATGGAATTAGTTGATATTAAGGAAGCCTCTCGTAAAAAAAGAATGAAAGGTCATTTTTCAGAAAGGCTTTTCCTTGAAATGGAAGAAACTCTTAAAGAAGGTGCTCAAATTATACTATTTCAGAATAGACGTGGCTTTGCGCCTTTAATGGAGTGTTTAACATGTGGTCATTCGCCTCAATGTCCAAATTGCGATGTGAGTTTAACCTATCATCAATTTAGAAACCAATTACGTTGTCATTACTGTGGACACCATACTGCATTGCCAGAAAGTTGTTTTGCTTGTGGAAGTCCAGATTTAGACACAAAAGGTTTTGGTACCGAGCAAATAGAGAAAGAAGTTATAGGCTTATTTCCCGAAGCTAAAGTTGGACGAATGGATTTGGATACGACCCGCGGAAAGCATGGGTATGAAAAAATAATTACAGCATTTGAACAACAAGATTTGGATATTTTGGTAGGTACACAAATGCTTACCAAAGGCCTGGATTTTAGAAATGTCAATTTAGTTGGTGTAATGAATGCTGATTCTCTTTTGAACTTTCCAGACTATCGGGCACATGAAAGAACCTATCAATTATTGACCCAAGTTTCGGGTAGGGCAGGGCGTACTAAAAAAAGAGGCCGTGTTATAATACAAACCTATAATCCTTACCACCAAATTTTAAAGCAAGTTACTACAAGTGATTATGATGGTATGTATACTGAGCAGATGTATGAACGTCAACAGTTTAAATATCCTCCGTTAAATAGAATTATAAAAGTAACTTTTAAACATAAAAATTATAATATACTAAATGAAGCGGCTGATTGGTTTGCAGGGGCATTACGTACTAATTTTGGCGGTGTGGTTTTAGGTCCTGAATATCCACCTGTAGCTCGTATTCGAAATCAATACTTAAAACATATAATTGTTAAAGTTCAAAAAGTTCAATCTTTGGCACAGACAAAAGCGAACGTTCGTCGTATTGAAAAATCATTTAAAGCGGTAGCTCTGTATAGAAGTGTAAGAGTCATCTATAATGTTGATCATATATAA
- a CDS encoding DUF2147 domain-containing protein, whose product MINRTVQLSILFLLSISINVSAQSVFGTWKTIDDRTGLPKGIIEIYKKNGLMYGKVVKILEKGKEGVTCVKCDGELKDQPVEGMEIITAGEKHDDGEWKGKRLFDPEQAMTFRFKIWLNPENSNELKVRGYLAFIYRTQTWLRVEG is encoded by the coding sequence ATGATAAACCGTACTGTTCAATTAAGTATTTTGTTTTTACTATCTATATCAATAAATGTTTCTGCGCAGTCCGTATTCGGAACATGGAAAACAATAGATGACCGCACAGGTTTGCCAAAAGGGATTATTGAAATATATAAGAAAAACGGCTTAATGTATGGTAAGGTGGTAAAAATTCTAGAAAAAGGTAAAGAAGGGGTTACTTGTGTAAAATGCGATGGGGAATTAAAAGACCAGCCTGTAGAGGGTATGGAAATAATAACCGCAGGCGAAAAACATGATGACGGCGAGTGGAAGGGAAAAAGACTATTTGACCCGGAGCAAGCAATGACTTTTAGATTTAAAATATGGTTAAACCCAGAAAATTCAAATGAATTAAAAGTTAGGGGATACTTGGCATTTATTTACAGAACCCAAACTTGGTTACGAGTGGAAGGATAA
- a CDS encoding YihY/virulence factor BrkB family protein, which produces MSLEVEEKLDKIPIINWFVKLLKKLRLPGFEGLSVYDLLEMYVLGILNGTLSTRASAIAFSLFMALFPLLIFMVTLVPFLVSYISIEHGDFDVQFRLFLESFLPSATGDYFGEVFQQIKDQKRGGLLSSSFILSIFLIANGVNSIFGGFENSYHIELTRHFFRQYIYALMVGLILAILIILGFVAFIYFEFYILGYLSEFAAKQGGYVMGDEEVFGIQIAKILFFIVLSYFTTAILYYFGTREGKQASFFSFGALMTTILFLITSYLFGIYVEKFARYNELYGALGGLLILMVYIWLNSNILLLGFELNASLNTLRKITKKE; this is translated from the coding sequence ATGTCTTTAGAGGTAGAGGAGAAACTAGATAAAATTCCGATTATAAATTGGTTTGTTAAGCTTTTAAAAAAGTTAAGACTTCCTGGTTTTGAAGGTCTTTCTGTTTATGACCTTTTAGAAATGTACGTTCTTGGCATATTAAATGGAACCTTATCTACACGCGCCAGTGCTATTGCTTTTAGCTTGTTTATGGCATTGTTTCCGTTATTAATTTTCATGGTTACTTTAGTTCCATTTTTAGTGTCCTATATAAGTATTGAACATGGTGATTTTGATGTGCAATTTAGATTGTTCTTGGAGTCATTTTTACCTAGCGCAACAGGTGATTATTTTGGAGAAGTATTTCAACAAATTAAAGACCAAAAAAGAGGAGGTTTGTTATCGTCATCTTTTATTCTTTCCATATTTTTAATTGCAAATGGAGTGAACTCTATTTTTGGAGGGTTTGAGAATTCCTATCATATAGAGTTAACACGACATTTTTTTAGACAATATATCTATGCCTTAATGGTTGGCTTAATTTTGGCTATTTTAATTATTTTGGGCTTTGTGGCCTTTATTTATTTTGAGTTCTATATTCTAGGTTATTTATCAGAATTTGCGGCGAAGCAAGGTGGCTATGTAATGGGTGATGAAGAGGTATTTGGTATACAAATTGCAAAAATTCTTTTCTTTATAGTATTGTCATATTTTACCACTGCTATACTTTATTATTTTGGAACCAGAGAAGGTAAACAGGCAAGTTTCTTTTCTTTTGGAGCCTTAATGACTACAATATTGTTTTTAATAACCTCTTATCTTTTTGGAATATATGTTGAAAAATTTGCTAGATATAATGAATTGTATGGCGCTCTTGGAGGTTTATTAATTTTAATGGTTTATATCTGGTTAAATTCTAATATATTGCTACTTGGCTTTGAGTTAAACGCATCGTTAAATACATTAAGAAAAATCACTAAAAAAGAATGA
- the nadC gene encoding carboxylating nicotinate-nucleotide diphosphorylase: MISEEQFKEEITLIIANAIREDVGDGDHSSLACIPEAAVGRAKLLVKDNGIIAGVDFAKLVFYFVDPNLKIDVLIKDGSPVKHGDIIFYVEGSSQSILKAERLVLNAMQRMSAIATKTKMFVNLLEGTGTKILDTRKTTPGIRALEKWAVKIGGGKNHRFALYDMIMLKDNHIDFAGGITKAIKKTQDYLKETGKDLKIIVEARNLDEIKEILKSEGVYRILIDNFDYKDTKEAVKLIGNKCLTESSGGINEKTIREYANCGVNYISSGALTHSVYNMDLSLKAV, translated from the coding sequence ATGATTTCAGAAGAACAGTTTAAAGAAGAAATTACATTGATCATTGCAAATGCAATAAGAGAAGATGTTGGTGATGGCGATCATAGTTCTTTAGCGTGCATACCAGAAGCAGCCGTAGGAAGGGCTAAATTATTAGTAAAAGATAATGGAATAATTGCTGGGGTAGATTTTGCAAAGCTTGTTTTTTATTTTGTTGACCCTAACTTAAAAATAGACGTATTAATTAAAGATGGCTCACCTGTAAAACACGGTGATATTATCTTTTATGTAGAAGGTAGTTCTCAAAGTATTTTGAAAGCAGAACGTTTGGTGCTTAATGCAATGCAGCGTATGAGTGCAATTGCGACAAAAACGAAAATGTTTGTTAATCTACTGGAAGGTACGGGAACAAAAATTTTAGATACTAGAAAAACAACTCCCGGAATACGAGCACTTGAAAAGTGGGCAGTTAAAATTGGAGGAGGTAAAAATCATAGATTTGCTTTATATGATATGATTATGTTGAAGGATAACCATATTGACTTTGCCGGCGGAATAACCAAGGCCATTAAAAAGACACAAGATTATTTAAAAGAAACAGGAAAAGACTTAAAGATTATTGTTGAAGCCAGAAATCTAGATGAAATAAAAGAAATTTTAAAATCAGAAGGAGTATACCGTATATTAATTGATAACTTCGATTATAAGGATACGAAAGAGGCTGTTAAATTAATTGGCAATAAGTGCCTTACGGAATCGTCTGGTGGAATTAATGAGAAGACAATTCGGGAATATGCAAATTGTGGAGTTAATTATATATCCTCCGGAGCATTAACACATTCCGTTTATAATATGGATTTAAGTTTAAAAGCGGTTTAA
- the rlmH gene encoding 23S rRNA (pseudouridine(1915)-N(3))-methyltransferase RlmH gives MTIKLLAIGKTDSSQLNALIDVYQKRLQHYVNFEIELIPDLKKVKNLSEDQQKEKEGELILKKLTATDVLILFDEKGKQYTSVEFSQYLQKKMNSGIKQLVFVIGGPYGFSNAIYSKASGKISLSKMTFSHQMVRLFITEQIYRAYTILKNEPYHHN, from the coding sequence ATGACTATAAAACTTTTAGCTATTGGAAAAACTGATAGTTCTCAACTTAATGCGCTCATTGATGTTTATCAGAAGAGATTACAGCATTATGTAAATTTTGAAATAGAACTAATTCCAGATTTGAAAAAAGTCAAGAATCTATCTGAAGACCAACAAAAAGAAAAAGAAGGCGAATTAATTCTTAAAAAACTAACCGCTACAGATGTGCTAATTCTTTTCGATGAAAAGGGAAAACAGTATACCTCAGTAGAGTTTTCGCAATACCTTCAAAAGAAAATGAATTCTGGAATTAAACAATTAGTGTTCGTAATTGGTGGACCATACGGGTTTAGTAATGCTATTTATTCAAAAGCTTCAGGAAAAATTAGTCTTTCTAAAATGACTTTCTCACACCAAATGGTACGTTTGTTTATAACGGAACAAATTTATAGAGCCTATACTATTCTTAAAAATGAGCCTTATCATCATAATTAA
- a CDS encoding type IV pili methyl-accepting chemotaxis transducer N-terminal domain-containing protein: protein MAKQRHDALRINIAGRQRMLSQIIVKDLYECKYATCDYGKLRVVLNKLKNTNESLQKGNVAIGLDPLDDESIQANFNKLQPYLNSILTSLNDFNKLNSVSIATISAEADAFLKIMETIVNQFQKSSEKDIKTLMIVELELAVFSLMILILEIFFFINPSIKKIAIQNKKLKEISWHQSHAFNSHITNIKKYRHILGIEKNLEHKKELVDVIMKELKDLEIVSDNMVKSLEKEQ from the coding sequence TTGGCAAAACAGCGGCATGATGCATTAAGAATAAATATAGCGGGTAGACAAAGAATGTTGTCTCAAATAATTGTAAAAGACTTATATGAATGTAAATACGCAACTTGTGATTATGGCAAGCTAAGAGTGGTATTAAATAAGCTTAAAAACACCAATGAATCCTTACAAAAAGGGAACGTTGCAATAGGTCTAGATCCATTAGATGATGAAAGTATACAAGCTAATTTTAATAAATTACAACCATATTTAAATTCCATTCTTACCAGTTTAAATGATTTTAATAAATTGAATTCAGTGTCAATCGCTACTATTTCAGCAGAGGCTGATGCGTTTTTAAAAATTATGGAAACAATAGTAAATCAGTTTCAAAAATCATCAGAAAAAGATATAAAAACATTAATGATCGTAGAGTTAGAGTTAGCCGTTTTTTCTTTAATGATATTAATTTTAGAGATTTTCTTTTTTATAAATCCATCAATTAAAAAAATTGCAATTCAAAATAAAAAACTGAAGGAGATTTCATGGCATCAATCCCATGCTTTTAATTCTCATATAACTAATATTAAGAAGTATCGTCACATTCTTGGTATAGAGAAAAATTTAGAGCATAAAAAGGAATTGGTAGATGTTATAATGAAAGAATTAAAGGATTTGGAAATAGTTTCTGATAATATGGTTAAATCCTTAGAAAAAGAGCAGTAG
- the serA gene encoding phosphoglycerate dehydrogenase yields the protein MVEVSRKYVFDFDSTLTRVEALDVLAEMTLQGKSNKEEIIKEIQEITNLGIDGDISFTESLERRIKLLHAKKEDLDGLVKELRNKISKSIESNKEFFEKYADDIYVISCGFKEFIDPIVKEYNIPSARVYANTFKFDQEDNIIGFDEKNVLSQHNGKIDCLKQMNLDGEVQVIGDGYSDYVMREAGIADKFFAYTENVHREKAANNADYVTPNLDEFLFVNKLPRNISYPKNRIKVLLLENVHTAAFDNLSEDGFSVELIKNSLSEEELIEKIKGVHVLGIRSKTQVTKTVLDAADKLLAVGAFCIGTTQIDLENAKKKGVVVFNAPYSNTRSVVELAIGEIIMLMRSVFDRSREIHEGQWQKTAAGSREVRGKNLGIVGYGNIGKQLSVLAEAMGMRVYYYDVDDKLALGNAVKCNTLEDLLNVSDVVTLHIDDNKANKNFIGEREINQMKKGAMLINLSRGFVVDIDALANGLKSGHIGGAAIDVYPDEPASNGEFHTKLQGFSNVILTPHVGGSTEEAQRDIADFVPNKIMDYINSGNTVDAVNFPNIRLPKQNKSHRFLHIHKNVPGIMAKINKVLAEYELNISSQYLSTDAEVGYVITDLDKEYNKDVIKALKKVENTIKFRVLY from the coding sequence ATGGTCGAAGTAAGTAGAAAATATGTTTTTGATTTCGATAGTACATTAACTAGGGTAGAAGCCTTGGATGTACTTGCGGAAATGACTTTACAAGGAAAGTCGAATAAAGAAGAAATAATTAAAGAAATTCAAGAAATCACAAATCTAGGTATAGATGGTGATATTTCGTTTACAGAGTCTTTAGAGCGTCGAATTAAATTATTACATGCTAAAAAAGAAGATTTAGACGGCTTAGTTAAAGAACTTCGAAATAAAATATCAAAGTCGATAGAATCCAATAAAGAATTTTTTGAAAAATATGCAGATGATATTTATGTAATATCTTGCGGTTTTAAAGAGTTTATTGATCCTATTGTTAAAGAGTATAATATACCCTCGGCCAGAGTTTATGCAAATACCTTTAAATTTGACCAAGAAGATAATATCATTGGTTTCGATGAGAAAAACGTACTATCTCAGCATAATGGTAAAATAGATTGCCTAAAACAAATGAATTTGGACGGTGAAGTTCAAGTTATAGGAGATGGTTATAGTGATTATGTAATGCGCGAAGCAGGTATAGCGGATAAGTTTTTTGCTTATACAGAAAACGTGCATAGAGAAAAGGCCGCTAATAATGCGGATTATGTTACACCCAATTTAGATGAATTTTTATTTGTGAACAAGTTGCCAAGAAATATCTCGTATCCCAAGAATAGAATTAAAGTCCTTTTATTAGAAAATGTACATACAGCTGCATTCGATAACCTATCAGAAGACGGCTTTTCTGTTGAATTGATAAAAAATAGTTTATCGGAAGAAGAGCTAATTGAAAAAATTAAGGGTGTTCATGTTTTAGGTATTCGTTCCAAAACACAAGTAACAAAAACAGTTTTAGATGCTGCAGATAAACTTTTGGCGGTTGGTGCTTTTTGTATTGGAACAACTCAAATAGATTTAGAAAATGCAAAAAAGAAAGGTGTAGTTGTTTTTAATGCACCTTATAGTAATACAAGATCTGTAGTAGAGTTGGCTATTGGTGAAATTATTATGCTTATGCGTAGTGTTTTTGACCGTAGTAGAGAAATACATGAAGGTCAGTGGCAAAAGACGGCCGCTGGGTCTCGTGAAGTTCGCGGTAAAAATTTAGGCATTGTTGGTTATGGTAATATAGGTAAACAATTGTCGGTATTGGCTGAAGCAATGGGTATGCGCGTTTACTATTATGACGTTGATGATAAATTGGCTTTAGGTAATGCTGTAAAATGTAATACACTTGAAGACTTGTTAAATGTTTCTGACGTAGTAACCTTACATATAGATGATAATAAGGCCAATAAAAACTTTATAGGAGAACGAGAAATAAACCAAATGAAAAAAGGTGCAATGCTTATAAACCTTTCCAGAGGTTTTGTGGTAGATATTGACGCACTTGCAAATGGTTTAAAGAGTGGACATATTGGTGGTGCAGCAATAGATGTATACCCAGATGAGCCTGCAAGTAATGGTGAATTCCACACTAAATTACAGGGATTTTCAAATGTTATTTTAACACCGCATGTAGGTGGCAGTACAGAAGAGGCGCAACGTGATATTGCAGATTTTGTACCAAACAAAATAATGGATTATATAAATTCTGGTAATACGGTTGATGCTGTTAATTTTCCTAATATTCGACTACCAAAACAAAATAAATCGCATCGTTTTTTGCATATTCATAAGAACGTACCAGGTATCATGGCGAAAATCAATAAAGTTTTGGCAGAGTACGAACTAAATATTTCTAGCCAATACCTATCTACAGATGCTGAAGTTGGTTACGTAATAACTGACTTGGATAAGGAGTATAATAAAGATGTTATTAAGGCGCTTAAGAAAGTTGAGAATACTATTAAGTTTAGAGTACTTTATTAG
- a CDS encoding alpha/beta fold hydrolase — MYQKICYFSLFLLVITHTIYSQVGNFESFDGVHIAYIDEGVGEPALLLHGFLNSKKSWDKTVLKKDLLDAGYRVIIPDLRGNGDSDKPQEDKAYQNNAEVKDLRLLMDYLNIKKYKAIGYSRGSIVLAKLLTEDNRIEEAVLGGMGIDFTNPQWNRRIMFAKAFDGEVNEITKGAVAYAKSINADMRSLHLQQKYQPVTTVKELGQLEINVLVICGDEDSDNGNATELMHVFKNGSLVNVPGDHNGTYKTSNFSTEILKFLN; from the coding sequence ATGTATCAAAAGATTTGTTACTTCAGTTTATTTCTACTCGTAATTACTCATACTATTTATTCTCAGGTCGGTAATTTTGAATCTTTTGATGGTGTACATATTGCGTATATTGATGAAGGGGTAGGAGAGCCTGCATTATTGCTCCATGGTTTTTTAAATTCAAAAAAATCATGGGATAAAACAGTGTTAAAGAAGGACTTACTAGATGCCGGATACAGAGTAATAATTCCAGATTTACGAGGAAACGGCGATTCTGATAAACCACAAGAAGACAAAGCATATCAAAATAATGCAGAGGTAAAAGACTTGAGGTTATTAATGGATTATTTAAATATAAAAAAGTATAAAGCTATAGGTTATTCCAGAGGAAGTATTGTTCTAGCAAAATTACTGACAGAGGATAACCGCATAGAAGAAGCTGTTTTAGGAGGTATGGGCATAGATTTTACGAATCCACAATGGAATCGCAGAATTATGTTTGCAAAAGCATTTGATGGTGAGGTAAATGAGATAACTAAAGGCGCAGTAGCGTATGCCAAGTCTATTAATGCAGATATGCGTTCACTACACTTGCAACAGAAATACCAACCAGTAACCACTGTAAAAGAATTAGGACAATTAGAAATAAATGTTCTTGTTATTTGTGGAGATGAAGATTCGGATAATGGAAATGCAACAGAGTTGATGCACGTTTTTAAAAATGGTTCCTTGGTAAATGTACCGGGTGACCATAATGGCACTTATAAAACCTCAAATTTTTCAACTGAAATACTTAAATTTTTGAATTAA
- a CDS encoding DUF3307 domain-containing protein, with product MLLFIKLILAHLIGDFILQPNKWVVHKQSNKITSKYLYLHVLLHFGLYLVILWDFSFWRIALIITVSHLIIDILKLYSDSLFRNKSIPFFIDQGLHIIIIYCCVFYANLYDHTLSLFKNLDWYLVTAIVFVTYPAAIIMGKILEGMSNQIETDHKSLPNAGKYIGIIERLFVLIFIVIGRWEVIGLLIAAKSVFRFNDLKERNNRKLTEYILIGTLVSFGLAILAGLLYIN from the coding sequence ATGTTACTATTTATAAAATTGATTTTAGCTCATCTAATAGGTGATTTTATACTACAGCCAAATAAATGGGTTGTTCACAAACAATCTAATAAAATAACCTCTAAGTATTTATACCTGCATGTATTACTGCATTTTGGGCTGTATTTAGTAATACTGTGGGATTTCTCTTTCTGGAGAATCGCCCTTATAATTACTGTTAGTCATTTAATCATAGATATACTTAAGCTATATTCCGATTCTTTGTTCAGAAATAAAAGTATTCCATTTTTTATTGATCAAGGTTTACATATTATAATAATCTACTGCTGTGTATTCTACGCTAATTTATATGACCATACCTTATCTCTTTTTAAAAATTTAGACTGGTATTTGGTAACGGCCATAGTTTTTGTTACTTATCCGGCGGCGATTATTATGGGAAAAATTTTGGAAGGTATGTCCAATCAGATAGAGACCGACCATAAATCACTACCCAATGCCGGAAAGTATATTGGTATAATTGAAAGGCTATTTGTGTTGATATTTATTGTAATAGGTAGGTGGGAAGTAATAGGACTATTAATTGCCGCTAAATCTGTCTTTAGATTTAATGACCTTAAAGAACGTAATAATAGAAAACTTACTGAATATATTTTAATTGGTACCTTGGTAAGTTTCGGTTTAGCCATTTTAGCAGGGCTTCTATATATTAATTGA
- a CDS encoding SatD family protein: MIAIITGDIINSEKHPSSIWIDLLKQYFNTFGASPMNWEIYRGDEFQLKVTKKNALFTAIRIKAMLKSIKGLDVRMGVGIGLETYIGKGVTESNGPAYQRSGRNFETLKESKVNLSIATGDKGHDRTLNLMLKLALDFMDDWSVVSAEIVTLVLDNPEDSQKEIAQKLGIKQSAVSQRLKRARLDLVLEVLAYYEALLIEE, translated from the coding sequence ATGATAGCGATAATTACAGGAGATATTATAAATTCTGAAAAGCATCCAAGTTCAATATGGATAGATTTATTAAAGCAATACTTTAATACGTTTGGGGCTTCGCCTATGAATTGGGAAATTTATAGAGGAGACGAATTTCAGTTAAAAGTTACTAAGAAAAATGCCTTGTTTACTGCAATCCGTATTAAGGCAATGCTGAAGTCTATTAAGGGTTTAGATGTTAGGATGGGTGTAGGGATAGGTTTAGAAACCTATATAGGTAAAGGGGTCACAGAATCCAATGGACCTGCATATCAACGATCTGGCAGAAATTTTGAAACACTTAAAGAAAGTAAAGTAAACTTAAGTATAGCTACTGGTGATAAAGGCCATGATCGTACGCTAAATTTAATGCTAAAGTTGGCCTTGGATTTTATGGATGATTGGAGTGTTGTTTCGGCAGAAATAGTCACATTAGTATTAGACAACCCCGAAGATTCGCAAAAAGAGATTGCGCAAAAACTGGGAATTAAACAATCAGCAGTTAGTCAACGACTTAAAAGAGCAAGGTTGGATTTAGTTTTAGAGGTATTAGCCTATTATGAAGCGTTATTAATAGAGGAGTAG